The following are encoded in a window of Torulaspora globosa chromosome 4, complete sequence genomic DNA:
- the MGS1 gene encoding ssDNA-dependent ATPase MGS1 (ancestral locus Anc_2.26): protein MNHSKSSDGQLISCPVCNKQIPYISINSHLDSCASGGSENEPKRQHTLTGVLGGNRKRKSSNSQVVDLEADERVTQAGSNDSKKSKESKDYSLDREYRWLLKISHLPLSEKLRPRDIRDYVGQRHILSQENGTLSKFVKQGILPSMILWGPPGVGKTSLARLLTKTACDSGTTYHLIETSATRANTSELRSIFEKAKNDFNLTRRRTVLFIDEIHRFNKGQQDLLLPYAENGDIVLIGATTENPSFQLNNALISRCHVFVLNKLNLTESCIVLSRGIALLNKCRQMIWKVGHPLKLSRAILKYIVDLSMGDIRRALNLLEMIEVSSRDTGPKELTIEDARSMIKNNSEDGLNTYYDTHGDNHYDTISAFHKAIRGSDENASLYYLARMLQGGEDPLYIARRMIRIASEDIGLADNSLLPLAVAAHDAVTKLGLPEADLALAQCCVALARSPKSVEVYRGWNKLKAMLKENTFSLASSGIPMHIRNAPTELMKELGYHKGYKYNPDYLDGKVKQEYFPQEVLEQCPDRSDLIFVNGKPLGDQIDSDLENE from the coding sequence ATGAATCATTCAAAGAGCTCTGATGGGCAACTAATTTCATGCCCTGTTTGCAATAAGCAGATTCCTTACATTTCGATTAACTCACACCTGGATTCTTGTGCCTCTGGGGGCAGTGAGAATGAACCCAAGCGACAACATACCTTAACTGGTGTCTTGGGTGGAAacaggaaaagaaaatcctCAAATTCCCAAGTTGTTGACTTGGAGGCTGATGAGAGAGTTACACAGGCAGGCTCAAACGACAGTAAGAAAAGCAAGGAATCAAAAGATTACTCCTTAGATCGGGAATACCGGTGGTTATTGAAAATTAGTCATTTACCACTAAGTGAGAAGCTCAGGCCTAGGGATATACGAGACTATGTTGGCCAGCGACACATCCTTTCACAGGAGAATGGAACTCTGTCCAAGTTCGTTAAGCAAGGAATTCTTCCGTCAATGATCCTGTGGGGACCTCCAGGTGTCGGGAAGACCTCATTGGCACGTTTATTAACCAAGACGGCTTGCGACAGTGGGACCACATACCACTTGATAGAGACAAGCGCGACAAGAGCCAATACTTCGGAACTTCGTTCGATATTTGAAAAGGCCAAGAACGATTTCAATCTGACGCGAAGAAGAACTGTCTTattcattgatgaaattcataGGTTCAATAAGGGTCAACAGGATTTGCTACTTCCTTACGCCGAGAACGGTGATATAGTGCTTATCGGTGCCACTACTGAAAATCCAAGTTTCCAACTCAACAACGCTCTGATAAGTCGGTGCCATGTATTTGTTCTTAATAAACTCAACCTTACCGAGAGCTGCATCGTCTTATCTAGAGGCATAGCTCTGCTAAATAAGTGCAGGCAGATGATATGGAAAGTCGGGCATCCATTaaagctttcaagagcCATTCTAAAATATATTGTTGATTTGTCAATGGGAGACATCCGTCGCGCACTAAATTTACTAGAAATGATAGAAGTATCTAGCAGAGATACTGGACCGAAAGAGCTGACAATTGAAGATGCTCGGTCGATGATCAAAAACAACAGTGAAGACGGCCTAAACACATATTACGACACACATGGTGACAATCATTACGACACCATCTCCGCCTTTCACAAAGCCATTCGTGGTTCGGATGAGAATGCATCACTTTATTATTTGGCACGTATGCTACAAGGCGGCGAAGATCCGCTTTACATAGCCCGCCGAATGATCCGAATTGCCAGCGAAGATATAGGATTAGCCGATAACAGCCTTTTGCCTCTCGCAGTAGCCGCACATGATGCTGTAACGAAGCTAGGGCTGCCCGAGGCAGACCTTGCTCTTGCTCAGTGCTGTGTCGCCCTGGCTCGCTCACCAAAGTCGGTGGAGGTTTACCGTGGTTGGAACAAACTGAAAGCAATGCTCAAGGAAAACACATTCTCCTTGGCTAGCAGTGGCATCCCCATGCACATACGGAATGCGCCAACGGAACTCATGAAGGAGCTCGGCTATCACAAAGGTTACAAGTATAATCCCGATTACCTAGACGGTAAAGTGAAGCAGGAGTATTTCCCACAGGAAGTCCTGGAACAGTGTCCGGACCGGAGCGATTTAATCTTTGTCAACGGGAAACCGCTTGGTGACCAGATCGACTCGGACTTGGAAAACGAATAA
- the YPD1 gene encoding Ypd1p (ancestral locus Anc_2.27), whose product MPIPKEIVDWNILNEIVSMDEDDPEFSKGLIIQYFEQAETTFRQMQTNLEDAGDLKSLANLGHFLKGSSAALGLQRIAWVCERIQNLGRKKENRFPEKKYLVYQSPLEIPKPGEYMDTRIGDSHEDSFYLKLISEALEQARYEFSLARKELSAYYGAEL is encoded by the coding sequence ATGCCCATTCCAAAAGAGATCGTTGATTGGAATATACTGAATGAAATAGTCTCTatggatgaggacgatCCGGAGTTCTCAAAAGGATTGATTATACAGTATTTCGAGCAGGCAGAGACGACGTTCCGGCAGATGCAAACGAACCTGGAAGATGCCGGAGATCTGAAGAGTTTGGCGAATCTGGGTCATTTCTTGAAAGGGTCGTCTGCGGCATTGGGGTTGCAGAGGATCGCGTGGGTGTGTGAGCGGATTCAGAACCTGGggagaaagaaggagaatcGGTTCCCTGAGAAGAAATATTTGGTGTACCAATCGCCGCTAGAAATTCCAAAGCCGGGCGAGTACATGGACACGCGGATTGGAGACTCGCACGAGGATTCGTTCTACTTGAAGTTGATCTCAGAAGCTCTGGAACAGGCTAGATACGAGTTTTCGTTGGCAAGGAAGGAATTGTCCGCGTACTACGGTGCCGAGCTGTAG
- the PPN2 gene encoding putative serine/threonine-protein phosphatase (ancestral locus Anc_2.28), whose product MTRALRFAAAGLLVLGLTAIGVLKSGWMAETDALERETAAPWLPPIGLIEKVVCDGNRDFRLLFIGDVHGQYQELMRLIEDEAGGLDDETTVVLLGDMVSKGPDSDKVADFVLQNRDRVKFVFGNHELATLFAYVNPELNCKPLEKVQERLLPLRFSDTKELFFPRDLSKVKKSHSSLAKQLGFDVLKRLALHGSLALRFELPTKQTLYAVHAGMLPGDFADTTPSVHSLTEMKFVDPANWKRTSKSKFPGAERWYKLWDRSSPKRTTVLYGHDARSGLNLRDRTKGLDSACVKGGKLTALEYTYSHKKGEVTTRLLQTKCVQD is encoded by the coding sequence ATGACGAGAGCGCTCagatttgctgctgctggacTGCTGGTACTTGGACTTACGGCGATTGGCGTTCTGAAAAGTGGCTGGATGGCTGAGACCGACGCGCTTGAGAGGGAGACAGCGGCGCCGTGGCTGCCGCCCATTGGGCTGATAGAGAAGGTGGTTTGCGACGGCAATCGCGACTTCCGCTTGCTGTTTATTGGAGACGTTCACGGCCAGTACCAGGAGTTGATGCGTCTGATCGAAGACGAGGCCGGCGGGTTGGACGACGAGACGACCGTGGTGCTGCTGGGAGACATGGTTAGCAAAGGACCGGATTCCGACAAGGTAGCCGATTTTGTGCTGCAGAACAGAGATAGGGTAAAGTTTGTCTTCGGGAACCACGAGCTGGCCACGCTGTTTGCATATGTGAACCCGGAGCTGAACTGCAAGCCGCTCGAAAAGGTGCAAGAGCGTCTCCTGCCGCTTAGATTCAGCGATACGAAAGAGCTGTTTTTTCCAAGAGATCTGTCCAAGGTGAAGAAGTCGCACTCGTCGCTGGCGAAGCAACTTGGCTTTGATGTCTTGAAGCGCCTCGCGTTGCATGGGTCGCTGGCGCTGCGCTTCGAACTGCCGACGAAACAGACGCTGTACGCGGTGCATGCCGGGATGCTGCCGGGCGACTTCGCCGACACAACGCCCTCGGTGCACTCGCTCACCGAGATGAAGTTTGTAGATCCGGCAAACTGGAAACGTACCTCCAAGAGCAAGTTCCCGGGCGCTGAAAGATGGTACAAGCTGTGGGATCGCAGCAGCCCGAAGCGCACGACGGTGCTCTACGGACACGACGCCAGGAGCGGTCTCAACCTGCGCGACCGCACCAAGGGGCTCGATTCGGCGTGCGTAAAAGGCGGAAAACTCACCGCTTTGGAGTACACATACAGTCACAAGAAGGGTGAAGTTACCACCAGACTTCTACAGACCAAATGTGTCCAAGACTAG
- the RAP1 gene encoding DNA-binding transcription factor RAP1 (ancestral locus Anc_2.29), translating to MSSPAEFESAPEDFVDTLDENGSRPQGDIEQAVGSQSTGEGQNGGEPKEDGKTADEKARSVIFQDILFYLNRSALRQDPSADVGQLKKLIEERGGKVLNELPGEGVKNAFVVSPYNDTKLPTVTSTYIRACCQNERLLKIENYLVPFDEFRSVIDTELQNEQQNGKGDASYAEAEGRDEQKVSKDDGDQSETATKADALAGPTRVNVALQEPEKQEEAEDTKQKKQGGEILAEIVDQTSAKVDETEGGSDVSSDQTFQTNGVMLSRANLPAHNKASFTEEEDEFILDVVRKNPTRRTTHTLYDEISHYVPNHTGNSIRHRFRVYLSKRLEFVYEVDKYGKLVRDKQGNLIKTKNLPPSIKKKFTAEEDYSLAIGIKKQFYRDLYQVDPDTGTSLISEEDSPTAVAKRNMTMDPNHVPGTEPSFQDYRVNDRRGPIAREFFKQFGENNPTHTENAWRDRFRKFLLAYGIDNYIQYYETEKSQGNEPEPMKNLTNRIKRPGIPTPGNYNSAAKRARNYGSEKESPGGDNTAAASTAAAAVAAASGNTGGNVESGAAQYAIPESDLLDEDTMNFISSLKNDLSKIDNGIPFEYPQEIAEAIRNDFSNEEAIYDNIDPDTIPFPPEIASIDLFLPQFFRMSSTREFLDKLHEVISRDYEPSQAEKLVQDLCDEAGVRKTFSTSILTALSGDLMVFPRYFLNMFKHSSNPPADVPGIWTREDDRMLRSNKEDEIRALIKKHGTGRMEMRKKFVEKDLI from the coding sequence ATGTCCAGTCCAGCAGAGTTCGAGAGTGCACCGGAGGATTTCGTTGACACGTTGGATGAGAACGGTAGCAGACCGCAGGGTGATATAGAACAAGCTGTAGGGTCGCAGAGTACTGGTGAGGGTCAAAATGGTGGAGAACCGAAGGAAGACGGGAAAACTGCCGATGAGAAGGCTCGTTCTGTTATATTTCAGGACATACTGTTCTATTTGAATCGGAGTGCTCTAAGGCAGGATCCCTCCGCAGACGTTGgacagttgaagaaactgatcGAAGAACGCGGCGGAAAAGTACTGAATGAACTGCCCGGGGAGGGCGTCAAGAATGCATTTGTGGTGTCGCCCTACAACGATACTAAGTTACCGACCGTGACATCTACTTATATTAGAGCATGCTGTCAGAACGAGAGGCTGTTGAAGATCGAAAATTACCTGGTGCCGTTTGATGAGTTTCGTTCCGTGATTGACACCGAGTTACAGAATGAGCAGCAAAATGGGAAGGGGGATGCGTCTTACGCGGAAGCAGAGGGTCGGGATGAGCAAAAAGTGTCGAAGGACGACGGAGATCAGTCCGAGACGGCAACTAAGGCTGACGCCCTGGCTGGTCCAACACGTGTCAATGTCGCATTGCAGGAACCTGAGAaacaagaggaagcagaggataccaagcaaaagaagcagGGCGGGGAGATTCTGGCGGAGATCGTTGATCAAACTTCTGCGAAAGTTGATGAGACCGAGGGAGGTAGCGACGTCTCTAGCGACCAGACCTTCCAGACGAATGGAGTAATGCTTAGCCGTGCTAACCTGCCTGCCCACAACAAGGCATCGTTTAcggaagaagaggacgagtTCATTCTTGACGTTGTGAGAAAGAATCCGACAAGAAGGACCACTCATACCCTTTACGATGAAATATCTCATTACGTACCTAACCACACTGGAAACTCGATAAGGCATCGTTTCAGAGTCTACTTGTCCAAGAGACTTGAATTCGTGTATGAGGTTGACAAATACGGAAAGCTGGTGCGTGATAAGCAAGGAAATTTAATCAAAACTAAGAACTTGCCGCCTTCGATAAAGAAAAAATTTAccgcagaagaagattatTCGTTGGCTATTGGAATTAAGAAGCAGTTTTATCGAGATCTCTATCAGGTCGATCCTGATACAGGTacttctttgatttcaGAGGAGGACAGCCCAACGGCGGTTGCAAAGAGAAACATGACAATGGATCCGAATCACGTACCAGGTACTGAGCCTAGCTTCCAGGACTATCGAGTCAATGATCGTAGAGGTCCAATTGCCAGggagtttttcaagcaatttgGCGAGAATAATCCGACGCACACAGAGAATGCTTGGAGAGATAGGTTCAGAAAGTTTCTGCTGGCATACGGTATCGACAATTACATTCAATATTATGAAACAGAGAAAAGTCAAGGAAATGAGCCGGAGCCGATGAAAAACCTTACGAACAGGATCAAGAGACCAGGCATACCAACACCTGGGAATTACAACTCTGCGGCCAAGAGAGCTAGGAACTATGGCTCTGAGAAAGAATCACCAGGGGGTGACAACACAGCGGCAGCATCCACAGCAGCTGCGGCTGTCGCCGCTGCGTCAGGAAATACAGGTGGCAACGTCGAATCCGGAGCCGCTCAATATGCTATCCCTGAAAGTGACTTGCTTGATGAGGACACAATGAATTTTATCTcaagcttgaagaatgatttgTCCAAGATCGATAATGGCATACCATTCGAGTACCCTCAAGAAATCGCGGAGGCTATCAGAAACGACTTTTCAAATGAAGAGGCGATATACGATAATATTGATCCTGATACGATTCCTTTCCCACCAGAGATTGCAAGCATTGATTTATTTTTGCCGCAATTCTTTCGCATGTCAAGTACTAGAGAGTTCTTGGATAAGCTGCATGAAGTTATTTCAAGAGATTACGAACCGTCACAGGCAGAGAAACTTGTTCAAGATCTTTGCGATGAGGCTGGTGTCCGCAAGACCTTCAGCACTAGTATCCTTACTGCCCTCTCTGGTGACTTGATGGTATTCCCAAGATATTTCCTGAACATGTTTAAGCATAGCTCCAATCCACCAGCGGATGTTCCTGGAATATGGACTAGAGAAGATGATCGCATGCTAAGATCCaacaaggaagatgaaataAGGGCTTTGATAAAGAAACATGGGACCGGTAGGATGGAaatgagaaaaaaatttGTGGAAAAGGATTTGATTTAG
- the GYP7 gene encoding GTPase-activating protein GYP7 (ancestral locus Anc_2.30), with product MTMELLFCKSKVFVHPTKSSTDNVAGFLLIYNQKGQPKQDSTLGWIPESALDKKQLNWLINADLKLGSSESRVLNLDSKILAGSTGTAWSFSIKLGYLFSIEFRSPSPTGLWYGSVVLHSKTPQEDDTLPVLFFHDDVCPSTKHKKTELNRDFNPFTSSGDVYWGGVDFRAAVACLVELKQTFMEPTVWLVNATLDDLRNFSPQLMQKRLDAAEVESVEGTSLWAKWESARWGIMTKIADATFKTGSLMGSLIRQHPLVRLAERNGDNPYVRKLLENPRVREVQDDFDSARVYLAKWALGVKQQADQYQRTHELSESYRRTLTRELGFDSESDVQFTDEELNKALERNFPVSRQKWESFFDAQGRLALTVNEVKDYIFHGGVEDFATRSEVWLFLLGAYPWDSSLDEREQLNQTLQEMYNNNYKSKWLNRSANPDEHEEEYWQDQIFRIEKDVKRNDRNLDIYKYNTPDASAPELSDEVNQETDEIRHAGHWEIKNPHLQALKNILVCYNIYNPNLGYVQGMADLLSVVYYIVRDEALSFWCFVNFMERMERNFLRDQSGIRDQMLTLTELCQLMLPQLSEHLNKCDSSNLFFCFRMLLVWFKREFEFSDVCSIWEILLTDFYSSQFQLFFMLAILQRNSQPIMQNLDQFDQVLKYFNDLHDTMDWSDLMTRSELLFIRFKKIMEVMERRKEIEVQIPDDSGPKATGVQLHDFDVEDNGDGEPPCASKNLQLLLSKKLVIQRESSRVKDSIR from the coding sequence ATGACGATGGAACTGCTGTTTTGCAAATCGAAGGTCTTTGTGCATCCTACCAAGAGTTCAACTGACAATGTTGCTGGGTTTCTGCTGATATACAACCAGAAGGGCCAACCCAAGCAGGACTCTACGTTAGGCTGGATTCCTGAGAGTGCCCTTGATAAGAAACAGCTGAATTGGTTGATTAATGCGGACCTCAAGTTGGGAAGTTCGGAAAGTCGTGTGCTGAACTTAGACTCAAAGATCCTTGCCGGCAGCACCGGTACGGCATGGTCGTTTTCGATCAAGCTGGGATATCTGTTCTCGATCGAGTTCAGGTCTCCTAGTCCGACCGGTCTGTGGTACGGATCAGTTGTGCTACATTCCAAGACACCACAGGAGGACGATACGTTGCCCGTCCTGTTCTTCCACGATGACGTCTGTCCATCCACCAAGCATAAGAAGACGGAGCTGAACAGGGACTTCAACCCGTTTACAAGCTCTGGGGATGTGTATTGGGGTGGTGTGGATTTTAGGGCCGCGGTGGCATGCTTGGTTGAACTAAAGCAAACATTCATGGAACCGACTGTGTGGCTTGTGAACGCTACTCTGGATGATCTGCGGAACTTCTCACCGCAATTGATGCAAAAGAGACTGGATGCTGCAGAGGTGGAATCTGTGGAGGGAACATCACTGTGGGCCAAATGGGAATCTGCGAGATGGGGCATTATGACTAAGATTGCTGACGCAACGTTCAAAACTGGCTCCCTAATGGGATCGCTGATTAGACAACATCCACTAGTGAGGCTTGCTGAGAGAAACGGAGACAATCCCTACGTTCGAAAATTGCTGGAGAATCCCAGAGTTAGAGAGGTTCAGGACGATTTCGATTCTGCCAGAGTGTATTTGGCGAAATGGGCTTTGGGAGTCAAGCAGCAGGCTGATCAGTATCAGAGAACCCACGAACTAAGCGAGTCGTACCGTCGAACACTCACGCGGGAGCTAGGATTTGACAGCGAGTCTGATGTTCAGTTTACAGATGAGGAATTGAACAAAGCATTAGAAAGGAATTTTCCGGTCTCTAGACAGAAATGGGAGTCCTTTTTTGATGCACAGGGAAGATTGGCTTTGACGGTTAATGAAGTCAAAGATTACATATTTCATGGCGGGGTTGAAGATTTCGCAACGAGAAGTGAAGTCTGGCTCTTTTTACTCGGTGCCTATCCTTGGGACTCTTCGCTTGACGAGCGGGAGCAGCTGAATCAAACCCTTCAAGAGATGTACAATAACAATTACAAATCGAAATGGCTGAACAGGTCGGCCAATCCGGATGAACATGAGGAAGAATACTGGCAGGACCAAATCTTTAGAATTGAGAAAGATGTGAAGAGAAATGATCGAAATTTAGACATTTACAAATACAATACCCCCGATGCTTCAGCACCTGAGCTCAGTGATGAAGTGAACCAGGAGACTGACGAAATACGCCATGCTGGACATTGGGAAATAAAAAATCCTCATCTCCAGGCATTGAAAAACATTCTGGTGTGTTATAATATCTACAATCCTAATTTGGGGTATGTGCAAGGAATGGCTGACCTCTTATCCGTGGTTTATTACATTGTTCGTGATGAAGCGCTTTCTTTTTGGTGTTTCGTGAACTTTATGGAGCGAATGGAGCGTAACTTCCTAAGAGATCAGTCAGGTATTCGTGACCAAATGCTTACTCTAACCGAACTTTGTCAATTAATGTTGCCGCAACTGAGTGAACATCTGAACAAATGCGACTCTTCTAATTTGTTTTTTTGCTTCCGCATGCTGCTGGTTTGGTTTAAGAGGGAATTCGAGTTTTCAGACGTTTGCTCCATCTGGGAGATTTTATTGACTGATTTTTACTCTTCACAGttccagctctttttcatGCTAGCgattttgcaaagaaacagTCAACCGATAATGCAGAATCTTGACCAGTTTGATCAAGTTTTGAAGTATTTTAATGATTTGCATGACACCATGGATTGGAGCGATTTGATGACTCGAAGTGAGCTTCTATTTATtagattcaagaaaattATGGAAGTTAtggagagaagaaaagagattgaagTGCAAATACCCGATGATAGCGGCCCTAAAGCTACTGGCGTACAGTTGCACGATTTTGACGTTGAAGATAACGGGGATGGGGAGCCACCATGTGCCAGCAAGAATTTGCAGCTCCTTTTGTCCAAAAAGCTGGTCAtacaaagagaaagctCGAGGGTAAAAGATTCAATAAGGTAA
- the IES2 gene encoding Ies2p (ancestral locus Anc_2.31) → MAADSELSEFESETSVVSEKVDEYDEEMANENMNADDDEYVEEFMEVRPSKPKRGGLKRKPGRRAKRLANDDDDDDFERVHPARKRTKTARALQLEDHEEDDVEAPSADVEFDDEEPLEATEPADQVEDDEELSDAASTRVPSTQAEEDDETREATEDSLKRPSKSKMLQELLGDSHSRRSLTEEEAQLRRAENARKRKNLSEKRLEEEKQETINKLLRRRAGKSRSHLPKEDEPEVGNNDSTVFAKPRRPYDSTGMTRTLRRVDGDLYCTVADRQPEPAAS, encoded by the coding sequence ATGGCAGCTGATAGTGAATTGAGCGAGTTCGAGTCAGAGACATCGGTGGTCTCTGAGAAGGTGGACGAGtatgatgaagagatggCCAACGAGAACATGAATGCAGATGACGACGAATACGTGGAAGAGTTCATGGAGGTGAGGCCCAGCAAGCCTAAACGAGGAggtttgaagaggaagccTGGTAGAAGAGCCAAGAGACTGGCcaacgatgatgacgacgacgacttTGAGCGGGTGCATCCAGCTCGAAAGAGAACCAAGACGGCCAGGGCCCTCCAGCTGGAAGACCatgaggaagacgacgTCGAGGCACCGAGTGCAGACGTCGAAtttgacgacgaagagccCCTGGAGGCGACGGAGCCCGCGGATCAGgtcgaagatgacgaagagctcTCCGATGCAGCAAGCACAAGAGTGCCCTCCACACaggcagaagaagacgacgagACCCGCGAGGCCACCGAGGACTCCCTCAAGAGGCCCAGCAAAAGCAAGATGCTGCAGGAGCTGCTGGGCGACTCGCACTCGAGAAGAAGTCTGACAGAGGAGGAAGCCCAGCTACGGAGAGCAGAGAACGCACGTAAGCGTAAGAATCTGAGCGAGAAGAGGCTCGAAGAGGAGAAGCAAGAAACCATCAACAAGCTTCTGAGAAGACGTGCCGGCAAGTCTCGAAGCCATTTGCCGAAGGAGGATGAGCCAGAAGTGGGAAACAACGACTCGACCGTTTTTGCGAAGCCAAGGCGACCTTACGACAGCACGGGGATGACCCGCACGCTGCGAAGGGTAGACGGAGATCTGTACTGTACTGTGGCAGACCGCCAGCCCGAGCCAGCGGCTTCCTAG
- the MFG1 gene encoding Mfg1p (ancestral locus Anc_2.32), whose product MRDSRRQQPVRSDRQQPMDRSGEHVIHNGHQGMFPRQNTMPMQPAVYHYEGQQQHIPNVAQMQPPFSMGSQMGNAPYNGVPMSGTMSGSTGPTPFQGVPQPGLAPGMVPTPQFEPVEQNRFAPAHYSRPLPNQAYAAFDNSGKPLSGGFMPSSNKPVASADATTAAGGAGYSGQYPADFLTQTYMGSTLSSDTGGTNEENVNKRKSSQEDDMQGGRRIPMTGQSPMATQSPMVSALRFEYLRKYQAEQALLQIYGIIDAINVAGPLIHDLTFWRKLSDYYFSPRASVRHTRKLGADYRLFEFAMPLLPIMWVTLSTLDVQKIEISMSQIRTEVLSNGSIVFHTPALKSTYYYSDGSYVTNHSQLKGCFNASLKIQWLDIFMYKFSPGIEWSSLERVLARPNLRLRNILKAAEMSGSEERTNNNRSVNEKPEDHNGFNELRSNFSVFKSIPGQGLHERLLRMFQVSDVMSTLSDLCVYQRDQKIKSPLEALDLFVKQNRDESTSNSMENIGALHPTDGGGMARGKSFPAKEDQVSVGSTPTACSPQDVRGNRPAVGESGSQPKRSRPSKVISRASKGSSSSTPTSESFDCNGIPGTKKIKF is encoded by the coding sequence ATGAGGGATAGTCGAAGGCAGCAGCCGGTTCGTTCGGACCGGCAGCAGCCAATGGACAGGTCGGGCGAACATGTTATTCACAATGGTCATCAGGGTATGTTTCCGAGGCAGAACACAATGCCAATGCAGCCAGCGGTGTACCACTATGAGGGACAGCAGCAGCATATACCGAACGTGGCGCAGATGCAGCCTCCGTTCTCGATGGGGTCGCAGATGGGCAACGCTCCGTACAATGGAGTACCGATGTCTGGGACAATGAGTGGCTCCACGGGCCCTACACCGTTCCAAGGGGTTCCACAGCCTGGTCTGGCGCCTGGAATGGTGCCGACGCCGCAATTCGAACCTGTTGAGCAGAATCGCTTTGCGCCAGCGCATTACTCGAGACCTCTGCCGAACCAAGCATATGCGGCGTTTGATAACAGTGGCAAGCCATTGAGTGGCGGGTTCATGCCATCGAGCAACAAGCCCGTGGCGTCTGCTGATGCCACGACTGCGGCGGGAGGTGCTGGATATTCAGGACAGTATCCGGCCGATTTCCTCACTCAGACGTACATGGGAAGCACACTCTCGTCAGATACTGGTGGAACCAACGAGGAAAATGTGAACAAGCGCAAGAGTTCGCAGGAAGACGACATGCAAGGCGGTAGGAGGATACCGATGACTGGTCAAAGCCCTATGGCCACTCAAAGCCCGATGGTTTCTGCGCTTAGGTTCGAGTATCTGCGGAAGTATCAGGCAGAGCAGGCATTATTGCAGATATACGGAATTATTGACGCTATAAACGTTGCAGGGCCCCTGATACACGATCTCACATTCTGGAGGAAACTCAGTGATTATTATTTCAGTCCTCGAGCAAGCGTCAGACACACCAGAAAGCTTGGCGCAGATTACAGGCTTTTTGAGTTCGCAATGCCGTTGCTACCGATAATGTGGGTCACCTTGAGTACCCTGGACGTCCAGAAAATTGAAATCTCAATGTCACAGATAAGAACAGAAGTTCTCAGTAATGGAAGCATAGTATTCCATACCCCGGCTTTGAAATCCACCTACTATTATTCGGATGGCAGCTACGTTACAAATCACTCTCAACTCAAGGGCTGTTTTAATgcatctttgaagatcCAATGGCTCGACATTTTCATGTACAAGTTCAGTCCTGGTATTGAGTGGAGTTCCCTGGAAAGAGTTCTCGCTAGACCAAATCTGAGGCTCAGGAATATACTcaaagcagctgaaatgTCGGGATCGGAAGAAAGAACCAATAATAACAGGTCGGTAAATGAGAAGCCGGAAGATCACAATGGCTTTAATGAGCTGCGCTCTAACTTTTCtgttttcaaaagcattCCGGGCCAGGGGCTTCATGAACGTCTTCTAAGAATGTTTCAAGTAAGCGACGTGATGTCGACACTGTCTGATCTATGCGTCTATCAACGCGaccagaagatcaagagcCCTCTGGAAGCACTGGACTTATTCGTTAAGCAAAATAGAGATGAGAGCACGTCGAACTCGATGGAAAACATAGGCGCTTTGCATCCTACAGATGGCGGTGGAATGGCGAGGGGAAAGAGCTTTCCTGCTAAGGAGGACCAGGTAAGCGTGGGAAGCACTCCCACCGCTTGTTCTCCCCAAGATGTCAGGGGGAATAGGCCGGCTGTTGGTGAAAGCGGCTCTCAGCCGAAAAGAAGTCGACCTAGCAAAGTTATTTCGCGGGCTTCAAAGGGCTCCTCAAGCTCGACTCCAACAAGTGAGAGTTTTGATTGTAATGGCATTCCAGGGACTAAAAAGATAAAATTTTGA